From a region of the Pseudanabaena sp. ABRG5-3 genome:
- a CDS encoding glycosyltransferase family 4 protein: protein MRPKVLKLLSDRNLGGVNKTMEGLISSPLGEKFEFLTANVSEAQTALRSLKPDIAIFHDPCNWQNLTSLWKIARQTRLIIHDHHYSKGFEDYNVPSKFRFRLMLQLTYGTAHRVVAVSHAQGQWMREHHLAKPENLAVIQQSPPIAKFLEIAPKPRDRPLVLGAYGRFSQQKGFDLLLRAMQQVPSEQVQLLLGGYGSDEMMLKQIAQGLENVQFLGTIRDVPSFLSQCDVVVIPSRWEPWGNVCLEAKAAGKPVIVTATDGLVEQVEACGLVVPVEDPEALAKAIIQVASLSDATLANWGQSGRRAVSSAGSKYLEAWESILWEVLATS, encoded by the coding sequence ATGAGACCTAAAGTATTAAAACTATTAAGCGATCGCAATCTCGGTGGAGTCAATAAGACTATGGAGGGTCTAATTAGTTCACCCCTAGGCGAGAAGTTTGAATTTTTGACTGCGAATGTAAGTGAAGCGCAAACAGCTTTGCGATCACTCAAACCTGACATCGCCATTTTTCACGATCCCTGTAATTGGCAAAATCTTACCTCTCTATGGAAGATTGCCAGACAGACGCGGTTAATCATTCACGATCACCATTATTCCAAGGGCTTTGAAGATTACAATGTGCCTTCTAAATTTCGCTTTCGGCTGATGCTGCAACTGACCTATGGCACTGCTCACCGTGTCGTTGCTGTCTCCCACGCTCAGGGGCAATGGATGCGAGAACATCATCTCGCTAAGCCAGAAAATCTTGCCGTGATTCAGCAATCCCCACCGATCGCTAAATTTCTGGAGATTGCTCCGAAACCCCGCGATCGACCTTTAGTTTTGGGTGCTTACGGTAGATTTAGCCAACAAAAAGGATTTGACCTGCTATTACGAGCCATGCAGCAAGTTCCATCGGAGCAAGTCCAACTGTTATTAGGTGGTTATGGCTCCGATGAAATGATGCTCAAACAGATCGCACAGGGTTTAGAAAATGTCCAGTTTTTAGGAACCATTCGTGATGTCCCATCATTTCTATCTCAATGTGATGTGGTGGTTATTCCTTCACGGTGGGAGCCTTGGGGCAATGTTTGTTTAGAAGCGAAAGCTGCGGGTAAACCCGTAATCGTCACTGCTACTGATGGGCTAGTCGAGCAGGTCGAGGCTTGTGGGCTAGTCGTACCCGTGGAAGATCCTGAAGCTTTAGCCAAAGCAATTATCCAAGTTGCTTCACTCTCTGATGCAACGCTCGCTAATTGGGGACAAAGCGGTCGCCGCGCCGTTAGTTCGGCAGGAAGTAAGTATCTGGAAGCATGGGAATCCATACTTTGGGAAGTTTTAGCAACATCATAG
- a CDS encoding TlyA family RNA methyltransferase: protein MKKRLDVLLVDLELAPSREQAQKFIRAGWVQVNQQVIDKVGTEVKEDAVILVKQQSPFVSRGGEKLAGALSKFGMDLRDRTCFDGGISTGGFTDCMLKQGAVKVYGIDVGYGQVAWEIRSDERVILRERTNLRHLTPEDLYSDGDIVPDFAVLDLSFISLTKILPALWNLLRSPRETLLLVKPQFEAGKGQVGKNGIVREPKIRAEAIANVLTTAQGLGWQFQGLTPSPIQGRTGNYEYWLWLSEQASEIPTPSFDEILKITTCV, encoded by the coding sequence TTGAAAAAGCGTTTAGATGTTTTATTGGTTGACCTAGAGCTTGCCCCATCACGCGAGCAGGCTCAAAAGTTTATCCGTGCTGGTTGGGTGCAGGTCAATCAACAGGTGATTGATAAAGTAGGCACTGAAGTTAAAGAAGATGCAGTGATTTTGGTGAAGCAGCAATCGCCTTTTGTGTCTCGTGGTGGTGAGAAGCTCGCAGGAGCCTTGTCTAAGTTTGGCATGGACTTACGCGATCGCACTTGCTTTGATGGTGGCATCTCGACGGGTGGATTTACGGACTGTATGCTGAAGCAGGGCGCAGTAAAGGTTTACGGGATTGATGTCGGCTATGGTCAGGTCGCTTGGGAAATCCGTAGTGATGAGAGGGTAATATTGCGCGAGCGGACTAATTTGCGGCATCTCACCCCAGAAGATTTGTATAGTGATGGTGATATCGTTCCTGACTTTGCCGTTTTGGATTTGTCGTTTATTTCGCTGACAAAAATTTTGCCTGCGTTATGGAATTTGCTGCGATCGCCCCGTGAGACTTTACTGCTCGTCAAACCCCAATTTGAGGCAGGTAAAGGACAAGTGGGCAAAAACGGGATTGTGCGCGAACCCAAAATTAGGGCAGAAGCGATCGCCAATGTTTTAACCACTGCTCAAGGTTTAGGATGGCAATTTCAAGGGTTAACTCCTTCTCCGATCCAAGGTCGCACTGGCAATTATGAATATTGGCTCTGGCTCAGTGAGCAAGCTTCAGAAATACCTACACCTAGTTTTGATGAGATTCTCAAGATTACGACCTGCGTATAA
- a CDS encoding diacylglycerol kinase, which yields MSKPTKSNYDPIRKLKVIFSGLHFAVSDFSVAYKLVLSVPVFILSFILQQWVDVTLILLATGMMLVSELFNSAIEILCDFVQPKEDIHIGIIKDIAAAAAGVSIFAWAAALILESYHLWQLYKN from the coding sequence ATGTCTAAGCCCACTAAATCAAACTACGATCCAATCAGAAAGTTAAAAGTTATATTTTCAGGGCTTCATTTTGCCGTATCTGATTTTAGTGTTGCATACAAACTTGTTTTATCAGTTCCTGTCTTTATCCTGTCGTTTATTCTTCAGCAATGGGTTGATGTTACGTTGATTTTGCTAGCAACAGGAATGATGTTAGTTTCAGAGCTATTTAATAGCGCGATCGAGATTTTGTGCGACTTTGTGCAACCCAAAGAAGATATTCACATCGGTATTATTAAGGATATTGCTGCCGCCGCCGCTGGTGTCAGTATCTTTGCATGGGCAGCAGCACTTATCCTTGAGTCCTATCATCTTTGGCAACTATATAAAAACTAG
- a CDS encoding GumC family protein — MTINDPIKSLSIASSSDAHPVEQKNKFWRYARYAAIGLAANVALWGITLAYLKTAKPVYTSSWAVIVPGAGSGVSVNLPEIGQASSSSSSPFGSASMDPRANYQFLITNESVLEEAANQLKIPLKQLGKPKVKLVDNTSIMEFEVTGPTAKDAQLRSHAIYEALQTKLSQLRLEEVAKREQGSQATLTSAREKLQQAQKTLSEYKASSGLSSGDQVKDLSNNIEQLRKQRAESYAQVQQSTTRLSQLSSDLDITVPEAANAFLLQADQLFQQNLKDYNESSSTLVVLKAKWGDNHPLVIKEAARREAARAAMLDRASSLLGRRVNLSILQHLNIKSESGSSRESLFRDLVAIQTDQQGIVAQNEALGNQIEELEARLKILVQKQSKLDNLQREVQIAEAVFASTLAKLDLGKSDIFISYPITQLLAEPTLPDEKTSPKPSIVFVGAGVASIFITTGLVLLWWRKETATYIKGKIKPNQPNILES, encoded by the coding sequence ATGACCATCAATGACCCCATCAAATCCCTATCTATAGCCAGTAGCTCTGATGCACATCCTGTCGAGCAGAAAAATAAGTTCTGGCGATATGCCAGATATGCGGCGATCGGCTTAGCTGCTAATGTGGCTTTATGGGGAATCACATTAGCCTATCTCAAAACAGCAAAGCCAGTCTATACCAGCAGTTGGGCAGTGATTGTGCCGGGAGCTGGTTCGGGTGTGAGTGTCAATTTACCTGAAATCGGACAAGCCAGTTCGTCTAGTAGCTCTCCCTTTGGTAGTGCCTCGATGGATCCTCGTGCAAACTATCAATTTCTGATTACCAATGAGTCGGTGTTAGAAGAAGCGGCGAATCAGTTGAAGATTCCCCTCAAGCAACTGGGCAAACCCAAGGTCAAATTAGTGGATAACACTTCAATTATGGAATTTGAAGTTACAGGTCCTACAGCCAAGGATGCCCAATTGCGATCGCACGCTATTTACGAGGCTCTCCAGACAAAATTAAGTCAATTGCGCTTAGAGGAAGTTGCCAAACGTGAACAGGGAAGTCAAGCAACCTTAACCTCCGCAAGGGAAAAACTGCAACAAGCTCAAAAGACGCTCTCCGAATATAAAGCCTCATCGGGACTCAGTTCTGGCGATCAGGTGAAAGATCTATCAAACAATATCGAACAACTTCGTAAGCAAAGGGCAGAAAGCTATGCTCAAGTCCAACAATCTACTACCCGTTTATCTCAGTTATCCTCTGACCTCGATATCACTGTCCCTGAAGCCGCCAATGCCTTCCTTCTCCAAGCCGATCAGTTATTTCAGCAGAATTTAAAGGATTACAATGAATCTAGTTCCACATTGGTGGTTTTAAAGGCTAAGTGGGGAGATAACCATCCTTTAGTGATCAAGGAAGCGGCGAGAAGAGAAGCGGCGCGTGCAGCAATGCTCGATCGCGCTAGTTCTCTGTTAGGACGCAGGGTTAATCTTTCCATCCTTCAGCACCTCAATATCAAGAGCGAATCTGGCTCTAGTCGCGAGAGTCTCTTCCGTGATTTAGTGGCAATCCAGACAGACCAGCAGGGCATAGTTGCTCAAAATGAAGCTCTTGGTAATCAGATCGAAGAATTAGAGGCAAGGTTAAAAATTCTCGTTCAAAAACAATCCAAATTGGATAATCTGCAACGAGAAGTCCAAATTGCTGAGGCGGTATTCGCTTCCACTTTAGCTAAGTTAGACCTTGGAAAGTCCGATATTTTTATCTCCTATCCCATTACGCAGTTACTGGCAGAGCCAACCCTACCCGATGAGAAAACCTCTCCCAAACCATCGATTGTGTTTGTAGGTGCTGGGGTTGCCTCAATTTTCATTACCACTGGCTTAGTCTTGCTGTGGTGGCGCAAAGAAACCGCAACCTACATCAAAGGCAAAATCAAGCCAAATCAACCCAATATCCTAGAATCATGA
- a CDS encoding TMEM165/GDT1 family protein, whose amino-acid sequence MLTAFTASLLLITISELGDKTFFIAVILAMRHPHRTVFSSVLAALALMTVLSVLLGQAVALLPKIYTHYGAIALFLIFGIKLIYDASKMPAKSEEAVVHEAEETVDTQDSPNSISKLPIVGKFLSSIASRYPWLGVWTQAFVMTFVAEWGDRTQISTIALAAAYNPVFVTLGAILGHGICTAIAVIGGRLIAGRISERVITAIGGVLFIIFGITTYFQGV is encoded by the coding sequence GTGCTAACCGCTTTTACAGCAAGTTTATTATTAATTACGATCTCAGAATTGGGCGATAAGACCTTTTTTATCGCTGTGATTTTGGCAATGCGTCACCCTCACCGCACAGTATTTTCATCGGTGTTGGCTGCCCTTGCTTTGATGACAGTGCTGTCAGTCTTATTGGGACAAGCCGTTGCTTTATTACCCAAAATCTATACCCACTATGGGGCGATCGCTTTATTCCTGATCTTTGGTATCAAGTTAATTTACGATGCGTCTAAAATGCCCGCAAAATCGGAGGAGGCAGTAGTTCATGAAGCAGAAGAAACTGTAGATACTCAAGATTCCCCCAATTCCATATCCAAATTACCAATTGTCGGCAAATTTTTGAGTAGCATTGCATCGCGCTATCCTTGGCTAGGAGTATGGACTCAAGCCTTTGTAATGACCTTTGTAGCGGAATGGGGCGATCGCACCCAAATTAGCACGATCGCTTTAGCGGCCGCCTATAATCCTGTTTTTGTGACCCTCGGCGCGATTTTAGGTCATGGCATTTGCACAGCGATCGCCGTAATTGGTGGTCGATTAATTGCGGGCAGAATTTCCGAACGAGTGATTACTGCGATCGGTGGAGTTTTATTTATCATTTTTGGTATAACTACCTATTTTCAAGGAGTCTAG
- a CDS encoding DUF1838 domain-containing protein, translated as MFAETREFSPTQFAKTRCTTDGTASFLAWSGYLYSFMPDEPKRKLFKIVGMSVGRCIDQGDGVWDFTSREVLLYLDPETGEMMRHWQNPWTGEMLPVVHVANSPIQGTFRHNIPAEVDGDTTTFIFDLFAHYPNPLADDPKFVEYCDRPMYSAVELFKLAVPTADLEDPSTTTVSKLTLSWNRVGPWLPWMKMGQRAGNLIYSANGKKVKDFHELPAILKQEIETRIPMFKDAPSKKTEGTEMTSWEYFKQHFDVYSQGATFPIPTQL; from the coding sequence ATGTTTGCAGAAACGAGAGAATTTTCGCCTACGCAGTTTGCTAAAACCAGATGTACAACTGATGGTACAGCGTCATTTTTGGCTTGGAGTGGTTATCTCTATTCCTTTATGCCCGATGAGCCAAAGCGCAAGCTCTTCAAAATTGTCGGGATGAGTGTAGGACGTTGCATTGATCAAGGCGATGGGGTCTGGGACTTTACCTCCCGTGAAGTGTTGCTCTATCTCGATCCTGAAACTGGCGAGATGATGCGCCATTGGCAAAATCCTTGGACTGGTGAGATGTTGCCTGTAGTGCATGTAGCGAATAGTCCAATTCAAGGAACGTTTCGCCACAATATTCCCGCCGAAGTTGATGGCGATACCACGACTTTTATTTTCGATCTCTTTGCTCACTATCCCAATCCCCTCGCTGACGATCCTAAGTTTGTCGAATATTGCGATCGCCCTATGTATAGTGCTGTGGAATTATTTAAGCTTGCGGTTCCCACTGCTGATCTCGAAGATCCCAGTACTACCACTGTTTCTAAGTTAACTCTCTCTTGGAATCGTGTAGGTCCTTGGCTACCTTGGATGAAAATGGGACAAAGAGCTGGAAATTTGATCTATAGTGCTAATGGCAAAAAGGTCAAGGATTTTCATGAACTTCCTGCCATTCTCAAGCAGGAAATCGAAACTCGAATTCCCATGTTTAAAGATGCTCCATCTAAAAAAACTGAAGGCACAGAAATGACTTCATGGGAATACTTTAAACAGCATTTTGATGTCTATTCACAGGGCGCAACTTTCCCGATACCAACACAACTGTAA
- a CDS encoding glycosyltransferase family 2 protein: MSDHLMLSVVMPAYNATSFIAQTIESVLNQTFADFELLIIDDGSTDNTLEIAKEYALHDRRIQVLSQVNQGVSATRNRGVNMAKGKLIAFLDADDIWLNDKLAAHIQHFANNPNLAVSFSRVEFISFAGASTGQVSTSRLINLKPEDFLYENPTTTMSNLVVRAEVFAQVGGFAEDMSYSEDLEWLFRVSCYQRPENSPWQIEGIDRVLIAYRASPSGLSASLYRMESGWDLLIDRAREYAPDLVKRHYSLARAIHLRYLARRAFRLKLPPHVGRDFINRAICSDWRIFLREPRRTLLTLLATYSRYIVLR, translated from the coding sequence ATGAGCGATCATTTGATGCTATCCGTCGTCATGCCCGCCTACAATGCGACAAGTTTCATCGCCCAAACGATAGAATCAGTTCTCAATCAGACGTTTGCGGATTTTGAACTTTTAATTATTGACGATGGCTCCACCGATAACACCCTAGAGATTGCCAAGGAATATGCCCTGCACGATCGCCGTATCCAAGTTCTATCACAGGTCAATCAAGGGGTATCGGCTACCCGTAACCGAGGTGTGAACATGGCTAAAGGGAAATTGATCGCTTTTCTTGATGCGGATGATATCTGGCTCAATGACAAATTAGCCGCCCATATCCAACATTTTGCCAACAATCCCAACCTCGCAGTTAGCTTCAGTCGGGTAGAATTTATCAGCTTTGCAGGGGCATCGACGGGGCAAGTTTCTACTTCCCGCCTCATTAACCTCAAACCCGAAGATTTTCTCTACGAAAATCCTACTACGACAATGTCTAATCTTGTGGTGCGTGCGGAAGTCTTCGCACAGGTAGGTGGATTTGCCGAAGACATGAGCTATTCTGAGGATCTTGAATGGCTATTTCGGGTGAGTTGTTATCAGCGACCAGAGAATTCTCCTTGGCAAATTGAAGGAATCGATCGCGTATTGATTGCTTACCGTGCCAGTCCATCGGGGCTATCCGCATCACTATATCGAATGGAATCTGGCTGGGATTTGCTAATCGACAGAGCGAGAGAATATGCTCCCGATTTAGTCAAACGACACTATAGCCTTGCTAGAGCGATCCATCTGCGTTACTTAGCAAGACGCGCCTTTCGTTTAAAGCTACCACCCCATGTTGGTAGAGATTTTATCAATCGTGCCATCTGTTCCGATTGGCGGATTTTTTTACGCGAACCACGCCGTACTTTGCTAACTCTATTGGCAACCTATAGCAGATACATCGTGTTGCGCTGA
- a CDS encoding O-antigen ligase family protein: MKPQNFAEKAIWISIIWTYGFYAIGGLYILGAVLAWLLFGHLCVKLWQQNDETPVEERITIPWGVRIWVVSMLVMQVALVMGHLDFNLGLGEIIKSTIGWAKGWALLALYPLIGCLNIRPQLMYRAASRICAFTLAISVPFVLAFYVHLPQKLYVSPLRAVGGPGPDFFEVMLYEIDPGEHKPRWRLFTPWAPALGFVANIYFFMVLRDSDRKLRWLGIAGCLVMCQISASRLALIAMPAVWLITLLLSKLSRPLTLIGLGIVSFISSITLNEILEAIETFNEKFTAARKDSSRVRAALGRIARYRWEKEAPIWGHGVVEKGPHLVEHMPIGSHHSWFGLLYVKGIVGFFALAVPMAWSFGDLTVKAQKSESAQVGLSMVLVLMFYTFGENLEILAYLFWPGLVMMGIGFNAKDRLQEDKPRVVALKEVSEHS; the protein is encoded by the coding sequence ATGAAGCCACAAAACTTTGCGGAAAAAGCAATCTGGATTTCCATCATTTGGACCTATGGTTTTTATGCGATCGGTGGACTCTATATTCTAGGTGCAGTATTAGCTTGGCTTTTATTTGGGCATCTTTGCGTTAAATTATGGCAACAAAATGACGAAACTCCCGTAGAAGAAAGAATTACAATTCCTTGGGGGGTGAGGATTTGGGTCGTGAGCATGTTAGTAATGCAAGTTGCCCTCGTTATGGGACATCTAGATTTCAATCTGGGCTTAGGCGAAATCATTAAATCAACAATCGGGTGGGCAAAGGGATGGGCTTTATTGGCTCTATATCCTTTGATTGGTTGTTTAAACATTAGACCGCAGCTAATGTACCGTGCTGCTTCTCGCATCTGTGCCTTTACCCTTGCGATTTCCGTACCCTTTGTTCTCGCCTTTTATGTCCATTTACCTCAGAAGCTTTATGTCTCACCACTTCGCGCTGTGGGAGGTCCAGGTCCCGACTTTTTTGAGGTGATGCTATACGAAATTGATCCAGGGGAGCATAAACCGAGATGGCGCTTATTTACACCTTGGGCTCCAGCCCTCGGATTTGTTGCCAATATCTATTTCTTTATGGTTCTACGGGATAGCGATCGCAAGTTACGTTGGCTAGGCATAGCAGGATGCCTTGTGATGTGTCAGATTTCGGCATCAAGGCTGGCTCTCATTGCTATGCCTGCGGTTTGGTTAATCACATTACTACTCTCTAAACTCAGCCGTCCTTTAACATTGATTGGCTTAGGGATTGTGAGCTTTATTAGTAGTATCACCTTAAATGAAATTTTAGAAGCGATCGAAACTTTCAATGAGAAATTTACAGCAGCAAGAAAGGATTCTTCGAGAGTGCGGGCGGCTCTGGGTAGAATTGCTCGCTATCGTTGGGAAAAGGAAGCACCAATCTGGGGACATGGTGTGGTTGAAAAGGGCCCACACCTTGTTGAGCATATGCCAATTGGCTCTCATCACAGTTGGTTTGGACTGCTCTATGTCAAAGGAATTGTTGGCTTCTTTGCGCTGGCAGTACCGATGGCTTGGAGTTTTGGGGATCTGACGGTCAAAGCCCAAAAAAGCGAATCCGCACAGGTGGGATTAAGTATGGTTTTAGTTCTAATGTTCTACACCTTTGGTGAGAATCTAGAAATTCTTGCCTATCTATTTTGGCCAGGGCTAGTAATGATGGGAATTGGCTTTAATGCCAAAGATCGTCTCCAAGAAGATAAGCCAAGAGTCGTGGCGCTAAAGGAGGTTTCTGAACATTCATGA
- a CDS encoding glycosyltransferase family 4 protein, producing MKAKIINLISDERMGGVKTSLSSLMASRLKEQFELVIAPLHRAKASIRNFQPDIIFVHDACSWKILPRLLVLKFLKQKSKLVIQDHHYSAAFERLQVPLPSRFRLMLKLCHWCADRILVVSQAQAAWILKYQLVRPSKLTVIQQGLNCDRFLGLPLKPITKPLIFAAYGRFDAQKGFDVLLQSCRLIPQIDFHLKIAGYGSDEDLLQRLAEGNPKVQFVGKIDDVPSFLADCDVVIIPSRWEPWGNVCLEAKAAGKPIVVSAVDGLVEQAQGIGLLVPPDNPPALAQAIVQICEMSPADLSAWGIKGRESVRNAWDQHLTAWEALLCQLLAN from the coding sequence ATGAAAGCGAAAATCATCAATTTAATCAGCGATGAGCGGATGGGGGGGGTTAAGACTAGTCTCAGTAGTTTGATGGCTTCACGACTAAAGGAACAGTTTGAATTGGTGATCGCGCCATTGCACCGTGCTAAGGCAAGTATCCGTAACTTTCAACCAGATATTATTTTTGTCCATGATGCTTGCTCTTGGAAGATCTTACCTCGCCTGTTAGTACTTAAGTTCCTGAAGCAAAAGTCGAAATTGGTCATCCAAGACCACCATTATTCGGCTGCTTTTGAACGATTGCAAGTGCCTTTGCCATCTAGATTTCGACTGATGTTAAAGCTCTGTCATTGGTGCGCCGATCGCATATTAGTAGTTTCTCAGGCTCAGGCAGCATGGATACTCAAATATCAATTAGTCAGACCCTCAAAACTAACCGTCATTCAGCAAGGTCTCAACTGCGATCGCTTTTTAGGACTTCCCCTCAAGCCAATTACCAAGCCCTTGATTTTCGCTGCCTATGGAAGATTTGATGCTCAAAAGGGATTTGATGTTTTACTGCAATCATGTCGGTTAATTCCTCAAATTGACTTCCATTTAAAAATAGCGGGCTATGGTTCCGATGAAGACTTATTGCAACGATTAGCCGAAGGCAATCCCAAAGTTCAGTTTGTCGGCAAGATCGATGATGTGCCATCCTTTCTTGCGGATTGCGATGTGGTGATTATTCCGTCACGGTGGGAGCCTTGGGGCAATGTCTGCTTAGAAGCTAAGGCAGCAGGTAAACCGATCGTTGTCAGTGCCGTTGATGGTCTAGTTGAGCAGGCTCAGGGAATAGGGCTGCTTGTTCCCCCTGACAATCCGCCTGCTTTGGCACAGGCGATCGTCCAGATCTGTGAGATGTCACCAGCAGACCTGAGTGCTTGGGGAATCAAAGGGAGGGAATCAGTGAGAAATGCTTGGGATCAACACTTAACCGCATGGGAGGCTTTATTGTGTCAGCTATTGGCAAATTAA
- a CDS encoding lipopolysaccharide biosynthesis protein, whose translation MSAIGKLIDTIKQKLASRFLRNLGWLGLSELFIRISRLAATIVLARLLSKYDYGLAALVLTTNEFVNVFTQNGIWDKLIQSDESDLKQLCQTAYCLNWIVCGALFITQCLISVPVAWFYKDNQIILPICIMALVYLMIPISLVQASLTQRENRLHVMALANGLQVSIDNILTIILAFCGLGMWAIVLPKVIVGPVWVIVHYFNNPWRPSRQFTLVNWQEIVRFGRSVLGVKLMNTLRNNLDYLIAGRFLGVEALGIYYFAFNAGLGISMSAINAVDSALFPHLCAARSDPAQFKERYFSSLKTIAWIVFPLVLLQSFFAPIYVPIIFGQKWLPAIPILILICLSAIPRPFANAASRVLWALDKPDWDLRWNMFFTTFFAIALLIGVNWNIIGVAAAVLIAHAIALPLYSLWVTRNISKVMLKPSEVQP comes from the coding sequence GTGTCAGCTATTGGCAAATTAATCGATACGATCAAACAAAAACTCGCCAGTCGATTTCTCCGCAATCTGGGCTGGCTAGGTTTGTCCGAACTCTTCATTCGGATTTCGCGATTAGCCGCTACGATTGTCCTAGCGCGACTACTCTCTAAATATGACTATGGTTTGGCGGCGCTAGTCTTGACCACCAACGAGTTTGTGAATGTATTTACCCAGAATGGAATTTGGGACAAGCTGATTCAATCCGATGAAAGCGATTTAAAACAACTTTGTCAAACCGCCTATTGTCTCAACTGGATCGTCTGTGGCGCTCTATTTATCACCCAATGTCTGATTTCCGTACCCGTTGCTTGGTTCTACAAAGATAACCAGATTATTCTGCCAATTTGTATCATGGCATTGGTTTATCTGATGATTCCCATATCCCTAGTACAGGCTTCCTTAACCCAACGGGAAAATCGCCTGCATGTGATGGCTCTAGCTAATGGATTGCAGGTTTCCATTGATAATATTTTGACCATTATTCTCGCTTTTTGTGGCTTGGGAATGTGGGCGATCGTCTTACCCAAGGTAATCGTTGGTCCAGTCTGGGTAATCGTGCATTATTTCAATAATCCTTGGCGACCATCGCGACAGTTTACCCTTGTCAATTGGCAGGAAATTGTGCGTTTTGGGCGTAGTGTTTTAGGGGTAAAGCTAATGAATACCCTGAGAAATAACCTTGATTACTTAATTGCAGGCAGATTTCTCGGTGTAGAAGCTTTAGGGATTTATTACTTTGCTTTTAATGCAGGATTGGGAATTAGCATGAGTGCGATCAATGCTGTTGATTCGGCTTTGTTTCCACACCTATGTGCCGCCCGCTCCGATCCAGCACAGTTTAAAGAACGCTACTTCAGTAGTCTCAAAACGATCGCTTGGATTGTTTTTCCACTTGTCCTTTTGCAATCCTTTTTTGCCCCAATTTATGTGCCGATTATATTTGGACAGAAATGGCTGCCTGCGATTCCCATTTTGATCTTGATTTGTCTGTCGGCAATTCCGCGCCCCTTTGCCAATGCTGCATCTAGAGTTTTATGGGCTTTGGACAAACCTGATTGGGATCTACGCTGGAATATGTTCTTTACGACCTTCTTTGCGATCGCCCTATTGATCGGCGTTAATTGGAATATTATCGGCGTAGCTGCTGCTGTCCTGATTGCCCATGCGATCGCCTTACCTTTGTATTCCCTGTGGGTAACGCGCAACATCTCAAAAGTCATGCTCAAGCCATCGGAGGTGCAGCCATGA
- a CDS encoding glycosyltransferase family 2 protein, with translation MPKVSVIVPVYNVEKYIAETIDSVLAQTFTDFELIIIDDESKDGSIAICQGIADPRIRIIHQKNRGLAGARNTGIRHAQGEYLAFLDSDDVWRSQKLEKHVQHLDSNPSVGVSFCCSEFIDDDSQPLGNYQVPKLKDITPELVLCRNPISNGSVPVIRKAVFQDIEFTADYYGTAEKFYFDDRFRQSEDIECWLRIVLTTKWQLEGIADALTLYRVNSGGLSANMMKQLDSWEKVIAKTRAYAPEFMAQWESLARAYQLRYLCRRAIRNKDGKSAVQLINRALKSNWKILIYEPQRSLLTIFAAYFIWILPRSLYNSIESFAIKLAGKSQSKAIAKNKR, from the coding sequence ATGCCTAAAGTTTCTGTGATTGTTCCTGTCTATAACGTTGAGAAGTATATTGCTGAAACTATTGACTCAGTTTTAGCACAAACCTTTACCGACTTTGAACTAATCATCATTGATGACGAATCAAAGGATGGAAGTATTGCCATCTGTCAAGGAATTGCCGATCCGCGCATTCGCATAATTCATCAAAAAAATCGAGGTTTAGCAGGTGCAAGAAATACAGGTATTCGCCATGCTCAAGGTGAATATTTGGCTTTTTTGGATTCCGATGATGTTTGGCGATCGCAAAAGCTCGAAAAACATGTTCAACACCTAGATTCTAATCCATCGGTAGGTGTGAGTTTCTGCTGCTCCGAATTTATTGATGATGACAGTCAACCGCTTGGCAATTACCAAGTTCCCAAACTCAAAGATATTACGCCCGAACTAGTTCTTTGTCGCAATCCGATTAGCAATGGTTCAGTTCCCGTGATCCGCAAAGCCGTATTTCAAGATATCGAGTTTACGGCAGATTATTACGGTACAGCAGAGAAATTCTACTTTGACGATCGCTTCCGCCAGTCCGAAGATATTGAATGTTGGCTTCGTATTGTCCTAACTACAAAATGGCAGCTCGAAGGTATTGCCGATGCCCTCACCCTCTATCGGGTTAATTCAGGTGGGTTGTCGGCAAACATGATGAAGCAATTGGATTCTTGGGAAAAGGTGATCGCGAAAACTCGTGCCTATGCTCCTGAGTTCATGGCACAGTGGGAATCCTTAGCCCGTGCTTACCAATTGCGCTATCTTTGCCGTCGAGCAATTCGCAATAAGGATGGGAAATCTGCTGTGCAGTTAATTAATCGGGCTTTAAAGAGCAATTGGAAAATTTTGATTTACGAGCCACAGCGATCGCTACTAACGATTTTTGCGGCTTATTTCATCTGGATACTGCCGCGCAGTCTATACAACAGCATTGAAAGCTTTGCGATCAAACTCGCAGGTAAGAGCCAAAGTAAAGCGATCGCCAAAAATAAAAGATAG